The Shewanella mesophila genome contains the following window.
GGTTTGGTAAACACCACTGCATAGGCGCCAAAAAACGACTTTTGACTGCGGCTTTCGAGTTGACTATCTGAAGGCATTCTTAGCTTGGTTGATACCAGTATCAGTAAAGCTAAGGCGTAGAAAGCCAGAATAAAGAAGATCAGGTGCCATTCTCCTAACTCTAAAATTAAGCTTCCTATCGTGGGGGCGATGAGCGGTGCTAGCATCATGATGAGGCTGACATAGGACATCCCTTTTGCTGTATTACTGCCATAAACCTCTTTGATATAACCTGGTACGACTACAGTAGCACCAGCGCCAATAAAGGCTTGTAAGAAGCGTAATCCTAAAAAAAGCTCAACATTGGTGACAAATGCCAATGATAGACTGATGAGCATAAAGCCAGATAAGCCAATAATGACTAAGGGGCGACGCCCTATACGGTCAGCGATCGGGCCAAAAGTCAGCATGCCTAGGGCGTAGCCCGCTAGATAGAGGCTTAATGACTGCTGTACCGTGGTGATGCTGGAGTTAAAGCTGGCTGCCAGGGTTGCCATTGCGGGCAGATACATATCAATTGCTAACGGCGTAATCGCGACAATAGCCGACAGCATAGGGATTAGTAGTGCCAAACTGGGAATGCTTACTGGAGCACGGTTGCTTGATTGCGGGATCGAAGCTTTGTTCACTTGTACCTCTTGTGACCGATAGAAACTTATATTAG
Protein-coding sequences here:
- a CDS encoding multidrug effflux MFS transporter, whose product is MNKASIPQSSNRAPVSIPSLALLIPMLSAIVAITPLAIDMYLPAMATLAASFNSSITTVQQSLSLYLAGYALGMLTFGPIADRIGRRPLVIIGLSGFMLISLSLAFVTNVELFLGLRFLQAFIGAGATVVVPGYIKEVYGSNTAKGMSYVSLIMMLAPLIAPTIGSLILELGEWHLIFFILAFYALALLILVSTKLRMPSDSQLESRSQKSFFGAYAVVFTKPGVKLNIASGVMTSFAFFCYLTASPFVYMEVFALDKSLFAILFSTNVGALMLANVINSRIVGRFGSRRMLKVSTFLAAIAGSALLTVNLLGLSFHYTVAMLIPFMGFLGVMSVNADAIVLMKFQQETGTATAVIGTLRFGFGALAGPLLALFYTGTAVPFSALMLGAVCLVGLFQFIAHHSNPLGDAT